The Silene latifolia isolate original U9 population chromosome X, ASM4854445v1, whole genome shotgun sequence genome contains the following window.
GTGTAGCAACCCCAAGAATGTCTTCACGAAGGATGGTCCGGAGCTCCGGAGGAGGGCTATCTAGAATAATGGGCTGTATTTCAGAATTAACTCCTCGATTAGCGAGCCAATCGACACCACGATTCGATTCTCGATGTGTATGTTCTAGCCTTATAAGACCTCTCCTTTCCTGCATTAGAACCCGGCATCTATTAACCAACGGCCTCAAGTCATTGCTAAGAAGCTGCTCCTCCAAAACTAATTGAATGCAAGTTTTGTTGTTCATATGGATGATTAATTTTCCGATTCCGATTTGCTTAGCTCTCTCCAACCCGGCTAGCAAGGCTAAAAGTTCAGCTCTCATGGAGTGTTCGGCGTACATTCTTATCTTCGTTATTTTTGCTGAAAAAAATATATCATACAAGTTGATATCGACTATGTGATTTATGGTATGGGGTATTCTAGAATTCTACATACCAATTTATGGCCTTTAGTTTACATATTTTAGAATAGTTCTACATAACTTTATAATAGTAGGTTCAGTCATCTATTTATATGTAAATTCTAAATTTTTTTCCTTTATACAAACTTATCAATTTTAACCTCAATTAAAGGATAAAggataaaatattaatattaatttaaatgagTAGCTACTACTCTACAAGTCATTTTCTATTCGGATAGTTTCACCTCGACGAGCTTAGAACAATTCAGTTTAGAAACCAATGAAAATCGGTTTAGTTAAAAACAAATTCAAATTTTCATTCGTACACGTTTGCCGCACAAACGACTTTATAAATGTGAGTATTTCGTATCTACATAAGACATGACCGGGTGAACGCCCGGGCTTTAACTCTagtatatatagatagatagatagatagatagatagatagatagagagagagagagagagagagagagagagagagagagagagagagagagagagagagagagagagagagagagagagagaggttctCATAAGTCCTTCATATCTAAagagtccctaagtccttcttAGGGCCTTTAGATGAAGGGATGAGATTGCATCTTAATGAAGGGTCACAAATGACTCtcccctaatctccctccctaatcattCATAATATCCTCCATATTCTAATCTCCCTCTCCTTACTCACTCCCTCACTAATCATAATCTCTCCCATTTCTatcattctctctcatttttctctgaaaaaaaaaaaaaccaaagaaattaaaaacaaaaaaccaaaacaaaagaaatcaaAAACCTCCGTCCTTCCTCCTCTTTCCTCTCGCCTTCCGCCACCATCACTCCGCTGCCCACCACCCACACGGAAACCTCCACAGCCGACAATGCCCACAAACCCGCCACTACCTCCACCACTACCCTCGGCGGCCAGATCCACGCCCACCACCATTCACCTCCACCGCACGCATCACCCACGACCCTACATCCCCTCTTAGCCTCCCACCACCGCCAccaataacaacaaaaaatagCCACCACCTTTTCGCCTCCCACTGTCGCTGACCCAACACCACAAACACTCCCTTCTACTGTCGCTGACCAACCACCACCCACACTCCCCTCTTCGTCTAGATCTGGACTCACCGCCACTCACAACCACCCGTCGCTGACCAACCACCACCCACACTCCCCTCTGTATCGTCGGTTCTGCTGGTTTATCGTCTGGGCATCTTTGGTTTATGTTTTATGGGGCTGATTTATTGAATTTtagatttttctttttctttttttgaattttagaTTGTTGTAGGACGTAGGTGGTGTCTTGGTTTTTGATTattatttttttcgttttttgagATCTCATTTGTTTCGTATTTAAAATatcgttttattttattttgaatttttcagatCTACTTGTGAATTTTTAGTaataaattatattttaatttttcatatctatttgttaatttttgttgacTAAAGTTGTACTATTTACGGCTAAAGttgcactatttacgactaaagttatacccttcaaacattaaattttcataaactttaattatatttttttaaagttttagattttttttttttaaatttacattcttttttaattgttaatttttgttgaaaatttatatttttttattttttagatcTAAGAGTAAATTTTTCTTAACAAATTACatattttatttttcaatttttcagatctattttatttttgagtaaagttgtaatactacggttttccttggttggtactcggccgagtatagcctactcggtcgagtagagtgtGTCGTGTATCATGgattggctactgcccaggaacactcggctgagtatgtggaatactcaaccgagtaga
Protein-coding sequences here:
- the LOC141618410 gene encoding uncharacterized protein LOC141618410 → MYAEHSMRAELLALLAGLERAKQIGIGKLIIHMNNKTCIQLVLEEQLLSNDLRPLVNRCRVLMQERRGLIRLEHTHRESNRGVDWLANRGVNSEIQPIILDSPPPELRTILREDILGVATPRVIAS